A genomic stretch from Strix aluco isolate bStrAlu1 chromosome 12, bStrAlu1.hap1, whole genome shotgun sequence includes:
- the CTXN2 gene encoding cortexin-2 yields MMSSNYCSNTSASMSVNEMSAFPLTLEQKTGFAFVGILCVFLGLLIIRCFKILLDPYSSMPSSTWEDEVEGLDKGTFEYALA; encoded by the coding sequence ATGATGAGCAGTAATTACTGCAGCAACACTTCAGCCAGCATGAGTGTCAATGAAATGTCTGCCTTCCCTCTGACTTTAGAGCAAAAAACTGGCTTTGCCTTTGTGGggattttgtgtgttttcttgggACTTCTAATTATCAGATGCTTCAAAATCTTGCTCGACCCCTACAGTAGTATGCCTTCCTCTACATGGGAAGATGAAGTTGAGGGGTTGGATAAAGGAACATTTGAATATGCTCTTGCATGA